The nucleotide sequence TCGGTATTGTTGGACGATCGCCCGCTGCACCAGCAGCGATCGCGGGTGGCATACGTGCCGCAGCAGTCGCAAATCGATTGGGATTATCCCATCACCGTCTGGAATTTTGTGATGACGGCTCAAACGGTGGATACGGGGATATTTCGGCGGCCCGGTCGGTCGGCGCGGTTGTTGGCCGCAGCGGCGTTGGAGCGGGTCGATGTGGCGGATTTGCGCGATCGGCCGATTAGCGATTTGTCGGGGGGGCAGCGGCAGCGGGTGTTTTTAGCTCGGGCGCTAGCGAAGCGAGCGGATGTATTTTTCCTGGACGAGCCGTTTACGGGGGTTGACCGCAAGACCGAGGATATTATTTTTGATATTTTTCGGGAGTTGAAGGCAGCGGCGAAAACATTGTTGGTGGTGCATCACGATTTGGGTGAAAGTCTGAACCATTACGATCGCCTGGTTTTGTTGAATAAATATTTGGTGGCAGTGGGAACTCGGCCCGAGGTGATGACGATTGATAATTTGGCTCGGGCTTACGGGCAGCCATTACAGTTGGCAGCAGTTTAGTTGTTTCGCAAACCCAAATCTCACCATGTCCTGGCTTCTCGACCCGCTCCAATTCGAATTCATGCGCACGGCGATCTCCATTGGCGTATTGCTCGGCATTCTCTGCTCGGTGGTGGGCAGCTTCATGCTGGTGCGGCAGATGGGGATGTTGGGGGATGCGATTTCCCATTCGGTGTTAGCGGGATTGCCCGTCGCATACGTGCTGGGGCTGCCCCTGTCTGTCGGGGCTGTGGTAGCGGGGGTGCTGAGTGCATTGATGCTGGCTTGGATTGAGTCGCAGTCGAAACTCAAGATCGATACGGTCATGGCCTTGGTGCTCTCCTCGTTTTTGGCCATTGGGGTGACGTTGGTGTCGGTGTTGCCGGGGGCCGATCGGATCGATTTGATTCACATTCTGTTTGGCAATATTTTGGGGGTGAATCGTTCGGAACTCATTCTCACTGCGGCGATCGCCATCAGCATCCCGATTGTGACTGTTTTGTTTTATAAAGAGCTGCTCCTCTACAGCCTCGACCCCATCGGAGCCCAAGCCGCAGGTCTGCCCGTGCAGTGGTACTACGCCGGTACCATCACTGCCATTACTCTCACGGTGGTCGCCAGCCTGCAAACCGTCGGCATCCTGCTCGTGATCGCCATGCTAGTCGGCCCCGCCATGACGGCTTACCTGCTCGTCAAAGAACTGCACGAAATGATGCTTGGCGGCGCCATTGTGGGGGCGATCGCCAGCGTTGCAGGCATGTACGCCAGCTACTATCTCGACATTCCCTCGGGGGCGGCGATCGTCTTGGTTGTTTTCAGCCTCTTCTTCCTTGCTTTTTTGTTCAGCCCCAGCCAAGGACTCCTCACCCAACCCGGCAGTCGCCAGCGTGCCCTCAAACTCTTACAAGGTCTGGCAATCTGGACGAACCGCTAACCTGCAGGATTGCCTCTCATCGATTCAATCAGTTAAACAGGCTCATCGGTTCTGACTATGCTATTTTTGACTCAAGGTACCAACAAAGCAGAGCTCTAGTTTTGAAGTTTTCAAAGTTTCTAAAGCCATCGCCCAATCTTTTAATCAGTTTAAGCTTGTTGTTGATTCCTTCAACTATACCGCTGCTTGTTTTCTGGTCAGAGTAACCACAGATCTCTCCACAAACTCTATCCAATGCCAAGCCGTCTCGACATCGCTACAGGCGATCGCCAATTCAGAGCGACTTAGAGAACTTCTAGATGCCACATTGGTAGATGCCACATTGGAAGCAACCCACCTAGTAGATTTCCAGCAAAACCTCGGAAACGATCGTCAAGTGCATTCTCATACTGGATCGTTGGGGTTGGGGGCGATCGCCAAATCGCTGTCCCCAATGCAACTGAGAAATGTCAGAATACAAAAGGCGTTTCTGAAGTATTGCAAACGCTGCTGCGCACCATCGATCGAGGTTGCAGATATTGCCTGCCAAACGATCTAAGTCCCAATCTCGGCCCCCTCGAACTTCGCTACTGGCCGATTTGCTAGAGGCGCAGCCTCAAGTTCGACCGCAAGTGTACTTCAAGTCATCCCTCGTTGCCCTCAGCCATGCCCTTGAGGATCTGGTGCTGTCAGAACAGGGGGATGCCCTCGTATTGGCCAGCTTTCAGCAAGAACGGTATTACCGCCAAGAAGCCTCCCGCTACGATCGCATTAGTGCCATTGCCCGTCAGGTCTACGTTCTCGCCGTTCCAGATACCCAATTTCATGCCAAAGAGGTGCCCTACGAGCGCGTCGCCCTCGATCGCGACGATCCGCTGACCAACGAGTGGCATGTCGTAATTGTCGATCGCAGTTTCGCCACCTGCTTGGTCTGTGTCGAGAAACCGATCGAGTCAGCGATGGACGCAGTGCGCCAGTTTGAAGGGTTTTGGACCTTCGATCGCGAAATTGCGATCGAGGCTGCCCAACTGCTACTCGCTAAAGTGGAGGTGTATCGCCCCGACCTCTCCGAGAGCATCGCTGCCACTCAAGCGGAGTTGCGCGGGCTCAAATCCGGCCTGTCAGCCGCAGATCGCCACCCCCAAGATCCATTCTCGCAACGTCTGATGATGTATCTGCAGGCGGGGCAATACAAACTGCAGCGGGCTTATAAAGCCATTCAGAAAAAGGAGCAGCGGGAGCGATTGCTCAATCGCATCGTCACCGCCATCCGCCGATCGCTCGAAGTGAAGGACATTTTTAATGTTGCCGTGCAGGAATTGGGACAGGGGTTGGGTAGCTGCCGCTGTCTGCTATATCGCTGCTCTGAAGAGCGGGATGAAGTGGAGATCGAAAGCGAATTTACCCAACCCGGCATTTCCGCACTCCTGGGTCACCTGTGGCCTGTCAGGAACAATCCCCTGCTCTCAAACGCGCTTCAACAGGGAGAAGCGGTCCAGTCGGAGGCGCGATCGGAGCGACTGCCACCACGCCTGAGGGATCTGTGGAAAACCTGGCAGATTCGGGAGTGGCTGGCGGTCCCCGTGCTCTATCAAGGGCGCTTGTTGGGGGCGATCGAGCTGCATCGGTGCGAGGATGGCAATCGAGGAGGCCCTTCGCAATCGGCTTGGCCCGAGACTGAAGTGGAGCTGGTCAAAGCGGTGGCCGTCCAAATTGGCGTTGCTCTGATTCAAGCAGAAGCCTATGAAAACCTGAATGACCTCAACCAGCAGTTGGAGGAACTCGATCGGGCCAAGAGCGATCTGATTGCTGTTACCGGGCACGAATTGCGCACTCCTCTATCCACGATTCAGGTGTGTTTGGAATCCCTTGCCAGTGAACCGGAGATGGAGCCCGAAATCCGGCAGGTGATGCTCGATACTGCCATCCAAGATGCCGAGCGCTTGCGCAGGCTGGTGCAAGACTTTCTCACCCTATCTCGCCTAGAGAGCGGTCGGGTGGAATGGCACATCGAGCTGCTCCCCCCACAAGAATGTATCGATCTCGCCCTCAGCAGCATTGCTCGCCTCGAAAACTCCCCTCAGATTCAATTGAACGTGCCCGACGAGCTGCCCCTCGTTGTGGCCGATGGCGAATGGCTGGTGGAAGTATTGCGACAACTGCTGGAAAATGCCTGCAAATTTACGCCCAGTGACGGTCGCATTGAGGTTTCTGCCTCGCTGGCAGGCGATCGCGTGCAATTTACAGTGGCGGATACGGGCAGGGGCATCGAAGGCGATCGCCTGCAACAAATTTTTGAGCGGCTCTATCAAGCGGAGCGATCGCTCCGCCGGACAGTCGGGGGGGTGGGGGTAGGGCTGGCCATTAGCCGCCAAATTGTCGAGTCAATGGGGGGTCGTATTTGGGCGGAGTCCGACGGAGCCGATCGCGGCAGCCGCTTTCATTTCACCATCCCGATCTCTAGCAATTCGGCTGGCTAGCTGGAGGGGAGATCGCTAAACCGCCACTAGAACTGACGGCGGGAGAAAACGAGAACGGCGATCGCCAGTAGCGCAGTGGCATAGCAAACGCTGTAAAGGGCCGAGAACCCCAATTCGGCAGGAGAGGGAAGCTGGGCGTAGATGGCGTCGTTTTTGAGGTTGAGCCGAGTCAGATCGGGCAGGATTAAAAATAAACCCTGGAGCAGTCGGCGCATCCCGATACTCTCTATATTCTGGGCAAACTGCAGCAGCGTGTGGCTGAGATGGCCCATCACATAAAGAGCCAGCGTCAGCAGCGTGGCTAAGAGTGAAGAGGTGATGACCCCAAACATAATCGCAGCCCCAGCCATCACCAAGAGCTCTAGAAAGACGAATGCGACGGCCAGCGCCAGAGACCCAAATGGGACATCTCCACCCAAGACAGTGGCGCTCCCCAAATAAATCGGCAGCATGACGGCCAGTAATGCAGAGATCGTCACAGCTAAACCAATATGCTTGCCGACGATTAACTCGCCTCGGTTAATTGGCTTGGCCACGAGCAGATACACGGTCTTTTTCTCGACCTCTTTGTTCATCAGACCGGCGCCAATAAAGACAGCCACGACCAGTCCGATGATGTTAATTCCGGCTAAACCGAGGTTGAGTACGACTGGCACGTGAGCCCCGTTGGCAATTTCGGGAATGAGCGTCACAGCGCCAGCCATGATGGCGGCGAACAGCAGGATGAGATAGAGAACCTTGTCTCGAACAGTCTCTCGAAACACATTGTGGGCGATCGCCCAGACCCGGGTTCCACTTAAGACAGCGCTCATGATGGCAGTTGTTGTCTCCTGATAGTGTTGGATAGGGGACAGCCAGTAAAGTCTGCGTCCCGCAATAAAGCTTTAAAGTAGTAATGACAGTTTTCCCACTTTTATGGAATTTTCAGCTCGTATTGTCGTCAGCCTGCGTCCGTCCGTCCTCGATCCTGCCGGAACTGCGGTGCAGCATAGCTTGCACCAACTGGGATACGACTCTGTCAGCGGGGTGCGGATTGGCAAATACATTACGCTCGATCTCGCCGCCGCCGATGAAACTGCCGCGCGGGAGCAGTTAGCGGTGATGTGCGATCGCCTACTGGCCAATCCCGTCATCGAAAATTACGACATCGAACTCACCCCTGTTGCCGCCCCCATTGCTTGAAGTCTCTCGGGCGCAAGTGAGGTCTTTGCAAGATTAGAGGAGATCGCTAGCGATGGGTCAGTGTAAGTTCGGCATTATTGTGTTTCCCGGTTCCAATTGCGATCGCGATGTGGCCACGGTGACGCGCGGCCTGTTGGGCTGTCCCACCCGATTGATTTGGCACCAAGATACAGATCTGAGCGATATCGATGTGGTGGTGTTGCCGGGGGGGTTTAGCTACGGCGACTATTTGCGCTGTGGAGCGATCGCGCATTTTTCGCCCGCGATGCAGGCGGTCAAGGCGCATGCCGAGCGCGGTGGCTTCGTGCTGGGCATTTGCAATGGCTGGCAAATTTTGCTCGAATCCGGGCTGTTGCCGGGGGCGTTGATTCGCAATCGCGATCTGCAGTTTATTTGCGAACGGGTGGGGTTGCGATTGGAACGCAGCGATTCGATTTGGACTCGACAGTACGCACCGGGTCAACAGGTGACGCTGCCCATTGCCCACGGCGAAGGCAGCTATTACTGCGACGACGAGACCTTGAAATCGCTGGAAGCAAACAACCAAATTGTCTGGCGCTATTGCGATCGCGGCAATGGCGTTGACAACCCAAATGGGTCGGTGGGGGCGATCGCCGGCATCTGCAATCGGGCGGGAAATGTATTGGGCATGATGCCCCATCCCGAGCGAGCGGTCGAGTCGATCCTCAATCGCGGCGAACCCGGCCAGTGTGACGGGCTGCCACTGTGGCAGAGCATTGTGGCGGCTGTAGATGCGGCTAAGTTAGCCGCCGCGTGAAGGAATTGCAGGAGGCGCGACAACTTTCGGTAGAGTGGGTTCTGGAGTTGTGGTGCTGCCATGCAATCCTGCGTTCTCAATGCCCCCGGCAAGATTAATCTCTACCTCGAAATCACAGGCGATCGCCCCGATGGCTATCACCGTGTGGTGATGGTGCTGCAGAGTGTAGAACTGAGCGATCGCGTTCGTCTCACACTGAAGGGAAATGAGATTCGCTTGCGCTGCGAGCATCCCGACGTGCCGCATAACGAGAGCAACTTAGCCTATCAGGCGGCAGCGCTGTTGCAAGAGCGGACGGGACAAGAGGGAGGCGTCGAGATTGCGATCGAAAAGCAGATTCCGGTGGGGGCGGGGATGGCAGGGGGATCGACTGACGCTGCCGCCGTGCTTGTCGGGCTCAATCAACTGTGGAATTTGGGATTGACGCTGCAGGAACTGCAAGCTTTGGGGTCAGAGTTGGGCTCCGATATCCCCTTTTGCGTCCACGGGGGCACCATGCTGGCGATCGGTCGGGGGGAAAAACTCTCGCCACTGCCAGACTTACAGCCTATTGCCGCGCTCTTGGGCAAGCATCGCGACCTCTCAGTCTCGACGGCTTGGGCCTATACCCACTACAAGACTGCCGCAAAACGCGATCGCGGTCCCATTAGTGCCATGCTGTCGGCGATCGCCCATCAAGACGCTGCCGAGATCGGTCGCTATCTCTATAACGATTTAGAGTCTGTGGTGTTGCCCTACTACCCGCAGGTGGCGCAGTTGAAGGCAACGCTTCAGCAAGCGGGTGGATTTGGAGCCACAATGTCCGGCTCGGGGCCAACGGTGTTTGCCCTCTTGCCCTCGATCGAGCTAGCCAAAGCCCTCCAGGCTAACTTGGCTGCAGCTCATCCCGAGATTGCATTTTGGGTGACCCAGACCAGTCCAGCGGGGATTTCGATGGTAGAAAACACGCCGGTCTCTCCACCTGCCTAGCGGAGCGAGGGCAATATTCGAGCGAGATCCGGCTAAACCACCGATTTCAGCTAAACCACTAACAAGGCTCGCTACAATGAGACACATTCGTTTGAGAGGATGTGGCCATTGCCTCCAACTAACGCGGGCGAGATCGCACTGTCGCTAGACTTTGCCGGAACGTGGGATGTGGCGATTGTCGGTAGCGGGGCAGCAGGGCTGTATGCTGCTTTGAGTTTTCCCTCCGATTGGCGCGTCCTCCTCCTCACCAAAGAAACTCTGCCCACCTCCTCTAGCAGTTGGGCTCAAGGGGGGATTGCGGCGGTCACCGAACCGGACGATTCCCCTCAACTGCATGCTGCCGATACCCTGCGAGCTGGCGTCGGCTTGTGCGAGCCCGCCGCTGTCGAGGTGTTAGTGCGAGAGGCAAGCGATCGCATTGAAGAATTATTGCGCTGGGGCGTGGAGTTCGATCGGGCTCGACAGCAGGGGACGCCCCCCCCCAACCTGGGCAAATTCCCCTATCGCTTGGCAGTCACTTTAGAAGCGGCCCATTCCCGCCGCAGGGTGCTGCACGTTGCCGATGCCACGGGTAAAGCGTTGGTGCAGCGGCTGCTGGCTCGCGTGCTAGACGCTGAAAATATTACGGTTTGGGAGCGATCGCAAGCGATCGATCTGTGGATGGCAGACGGTCGGTGTTGCGGGTTCTACGGTTTGCAGTGGGACGAATCAAAGCAGCACCCTCGCGCCTATTGCGTCCGAGCGGGAGCCACCGTGCTGGCCACCGGAGGCGCGGGCCAACTGTACACCCATACCACCAATCCCCCGTCTAGCACTGGCGACGGTCAGGCGATCGCCTGGAGAGCGGGAGCGGCACTGCGGGATCTCGAATTCGTGCAATTTCACCCAACAGCCTTGATGGCTCCCGGCGCGCCGCGCTTTCTGATTAGCGAAGCGGTGCGGGGGGAAGGGGCGTATGCGATCGATGCTCGAGGGGAGCGGTTTTTGTTTCACTACCATCCCGATGGGGAGTTAGCCCCGCGAGATGTGGTCAGTCGCGCCATTTTTCGCCACCTACAGCAGCGATCGCCCGACGAACCCGATTGGGTGTGGCTGGATATGCGCCATCTCGATCCGAAAACCATCCGCCATCGCTTCCCCACCATTGCGACTGTATGCCGGAGCTACGGCATTGATGTCTATACTCAACCGGTGCCTGTGGCTCCCGCTGCCCACTATTGGATGGGAGGCGTTGAAACGGACTTGTGGGGACGCACCACGATCGATCGGCTTTATGCCGTGGGAGAAGTTGCCAGCACGGGGGTACACGGTGCCAATCGTCTGGCTAGCAATTCTTTGCTCGAATGTTTGGTCTTTGCCCATCGCCTGGCCGCAGCCATTGTGGCCGCCGACTGTCGGGCAGCAAACCTAGCCCCTCTGCCCCTGCCGAATATGCCGCTCATTCCGCTAGATCTGGCCGACCCCGATGGCAGGACGCGATCGCTGGCAACCCTCATGTGGGATGCAGCTGGCATTTGTCGCCATGCCAAATGCTTGCAGTCTGCCCTAGCAGAATTGCAGCAATGGTCCAGTCAAACCGCTAGTTCCCTGCTCCTATCGGCAGACACAGTTCTGCAACCCCTAGCCAACATCCGTCTCTACCGCAGTTTAGAGTTGCGCAACTTAATGGCGATCGCTCGACTCGTGCTCGCCAGTGCAGCGTTTCGTCGAGAAAGTCGCGGCGGCCACTATCGGGATGATTTCCCCCGCACCGACGATCTCCAGTGGCAGGTCCATACTCGCGCGATCGGCAGCGAGCCTGCCGCAGCTCCCCTAGCAACAGCTACTCCCAGCAGCCAGACTTCTCCTTCTTCCACCCTTTCGCCCAAGCCCTAATTGGGATTGAAAAAGCACCCCGCAGTGTAGGGGTGCTTTAAATAATATGGAGCTTGTTCGATTCCCGGGGCTCAACCCTCTGCCATAGGGCTGGCGGGCCCTAGTCCTAGAAGCTCAACCAAAAGATTAGCCCGTTCTTTATTGGCATCAGAGAGAACGGCAGACCGAATCACTTCTGCTTCGGTAGAGGTCAGCCCATCTGCCATCAATGCCTGTTTAACAACCGGTTTGATTGACTTAAAATCCATGCTAGAGATAGCCTCATTTGACTACCGCCTCAGTATGGCCCAGAGCCCTCAAAATGGCCGTATCTTTGAATACCGATCGCGCGAAAGAGCTATGGTTCAATGGCACCATTTGCTCGTTTGGAGATTATTCTGTGGCTAGGCTGGGCAGCCAATTGCGAAACTCGTCTTTGCGGAAGACGCGAGGCCGCGATCGCGGCCCAAACCGAATCAGGCTGGGCAATCCGTATTTGCCGATATGGGATTGAAGCCAGTTGGTAATCCGAGTTTTGCCATCTGTCGGCATTTCAGATTGAAAGTGACTGTACATCAGCAGGAGCTGGTTGCTCGACTGCAAAGGCGCATTAGCTTCGATTAGCTTTGGCAAAACAGTGGCAGGGGTACGAGACGGGGTTCTTTTTGAATCTCTAGAATTTCGGTAAATTTTCCGACTGCGAGGCATAAGTTAAAGTCCTAAGGATTGAGTTTACAGTAACTAGGTCTTCCAGGTGGAGCGTACGAGCACCCGCAGCGAGAGTGAATGTGGGGTGCGGGACAGCAGACCGAGCGTCAAGTGTATGTTGGTTAGAGCGTATGTTGGTTAGAGCGTCGGAGATAAACAAAATAGGCACGAACAATTGCTGTGCGGGGATTCGTTCGGACAATACAGATAGCTGGCCTATTGCCTATTGCTATCGAGCTATATCGCCAGGAGAAAAGCAGCTAGTCGCTCTTTACTGCAACTGCAGGCTGATTCAGAGATAGCTTTGACAAAACCTGGCAGGACACTAAACTCAAACATACCCTTGTGTGACCTGGGTTACCCACATTATGCAGCCCAATGGCCAATTCTGCCACTGGCCGAGATTGATTGACAGAATTTCCCCAAGGAAGCCCTCTTTCTTGATAGCTTCGAAATAGGACGCGACTGGGAAGATTGCAATACATCATCAAGGAGATTGGCTGTGGCCGATGCCCGACTGATAGCCTTCCTCAAACAAAGCATGGCTGATTCCAATGGGGCCGGCCCATACACTCGAAGCAATCGCCGCATCAGGGGGAGAGCTCTCTCATCGCTGGACTTGCAGGGGGCTGATTTGCAGGGGGCTGATTTGCGGGGGACCAATTTGCGGGGGGCCAATTTGACAGGGGCAAATCTCAGCAGCGCTCGGGCGATCGGTGCCGATTTGCGGGGAGCCTGTTTGTTGGAGGCCGATCTGGCCCTCACTC is from Synechococcus sp. PCC 7336 and encodes:
- a CDS encoding metal ABC transporter ATP-binding protein is translated as MLQVNHLSVRYRGIHALENVRFSVEPGRVVGILGPNGAGKSTMLKAMLGLVASAEGSVLLDDRPLHQQRSRVAYVPQQSQIDWDYPITVWNFVMTAQTVDTGIFRRPGRSARLLAAAALERVDVADLRDRPISDLSGGQRQRVFLARALAKRADVFFLDEPFTGVDRKTEDIIFDIFRELKAAAKTLLVVHHDLGESLNHYDRLVLLNKYLVAVGTRPEVMTIDNLARAYGQPLQLAAV
- a CDS encoding metal ABC transporter permease, whose translation is MSWLLDPLQFEFMRTAISIGVLLGILCSVVGSFMLVRQMGMLGDAISHSVLAGLPVAYVLGLPLSVGAVVAGVLSALMLAWIESQSKLKIDTVMALVLSSFLAIGVTLVSVLPGADRIDLIHILFGNILGVNRSELILTAAIAISIPIVTVLFYKELLLYSLDPIGAQAAGLPVQWYYAGTITAITLTVVASLQTVGILLVIAMLVGPAMTAYLLVKELHEMMLGGAIVGAIASVAGMYASYYLDIPSGAAIVLVVFSLFFLAFLFSPSQGLLTQPGSRQRALKLLQGLAIWTNR
- a CDS encoding transposase, with protein sequence MALDRVCGEICGYSDQKTSSGIVEGINNKLKLIKRLGDGFRNFENFKTRALLCWYLESKIA
- a CDS encoding DICT sensory domain-containing protein — protein: MPAKRSKSQSRPPRTSLLADLLEAQPQVRPQVYFKSSLVALSHALEDLVLSEQGDALVLASFQQERYYRQEASRYDRISAIARQVYVLAVPDTQFHAKEVPYERVALDRDDPLTNEWHVVIVDRSFATCLVCVEKPIESAMDAVRQFEGFWTFDREIAIEAAQLLLAKVEVYRPDLSESIAATQAELRGLKSGLSAADRHPQDPFSQRLMMYLQAGQYKLQRAYKAIQKKEQRERLLNRIVTAIRRSLEVKDIFNVAVQELGQGLGSCRCLLYRCSEERDEVEIESEFTQPGISALLGHLWPVRNNPLLSNALQQGEAVQSEARSERLPPRLRDLWKTWQIREWLAVPVLYQGRLLGAIELHRCEDGNRGGPSQSAWPETEVELVKAVAVQIGVALIQAEAYENLNDLNQQLEELDRAKSDLIAVTGHELRTPLSTIQVCLESLASEPEMEPEIRQVMLDTAIQDAERLRRLVQDFLTLSRLESGRVEWHIELLPPQECIDLALSSIARLENSPQIQLNVPDELPLVVADGEWLVEVLRQLLENACKFTPSDGRIEVSASLAGDRVQFTVADTGRGIEGDRLQQIFERLYQAERSLRRTVGGVGVGLAISRQIVESMGGRIWAESDGADRGSRFHFTIPISSNSAG
- a CDS encoding ABC transporter permease, producing the protein MSAVLSGTRVWAIAHNVFRETVRDKVLYLILLFAAIMAGAVTLIPEIANGAHVPVVLNLGLAGINIIGLVVAVFIGAGLMNKEVEKKTVYLLVAKPINRGELIVGKHIGLAVTISALLAVMLPIYLGSATVLGGDVPFGSLALAVAFVFLELLVMAGAAIMFGVITSSLLATLLTLALYVMGHLSHTLLQFAQNIESIGMRRLLQGLFLILPDLTRLNLKNDAIYAQLPSPAELGFSALYSVCYATALLAIAVLVFSRRQF
- the purS gene encoding phosphoribosylformylglycinamidine synthase subunit PurS produces the protein MEFSARIVVSLRPSVLDPAGTAVQHSLHQLGYDSVSGVRIGKYITLDLAAADETAAREQLAVMCDRLLANPVIENYDIELTPVAAPIA
- the purQ gene encoding phosphoribosylformylglycinamidine synthase subunit PurQ, whose amino-acid sequence is MGQCKFGIIVFPGSNCDRDVATVTRGLLGCPTRLIWHQDTDLSDIDVVVLPGGFSYGDYLRCGAIAHFSPAMQAVKAHAERGGFVLGICNGWQILLESGLLPGALIRNRDLQFICERVGLRLERSDSIWTRQYAPGQQVTLPIAHGEGSYYCDDETLKSLEANNQIVWRYCDRGNGVDNPNGSVGAIAGICNRAGNVLGMMPHPERAVESILNRGEPGQCDGLPLWQSIVAAVDAAKLAAA
- the ispE gene encoding 4-(cytidine 5'-diphospho)-2-C-methyl-D-erythritol kinase yields the protein MQSCVLNAPGKINLYLEITGDRPDGYHRVVMVLQSVELSDRVRLTLKGNEIRLRCEHPDVPHNESNLAYQAAALLQERTGQEGGVEIAIEKQIPVGAGMAGGSTDAAAVLVGLNQLWNLGLTLQELQALGSELGSDIPFCVHGGTMLAIGRGEKLSPLPDLQPIAALLGKHRDLSVSTAWAYTHYKTAAKRDRGPISAMLSAIAHQDAAEIGRYLYNDLESVVLPYYPQVAQLKATLQQAGGFGATMSGSGPTVFALLPSIELAKALQANLAAAHPEIAFWVTQTSPAGISMVENTPVSPPA
- the nadB gene encoding L-aspartate oxidase; protein product: MPPTNAGEIALSLDFAGTWDVAIVGSGAAGLYAALSFPSDWRVLLLTKETLPTSSSSWAQGGIAAVTEPDDSPQLHAADTLRAGVGLCEPAAVEVLVREASDRIEELLRWGVEFDRARQQGTPPPNLGKFPYRLAVTLEAAHSRRRVLHVADATGKALVQRLLARVLDAENITVWERSQAIDLWMADGRCCGFYGLQWDESKQHPRAYCVRAGATVLATGGAGQLYTHTTNPPSSTGDGQAIAWRAGAALRDLEFVQFHPTALMAPGAPRFLISEAVRGEGAYAIDARGERFLFHYHPDGELAPRDVVSRAIFRHLQQRSPDEPDWVWLDMRHLDPKTIRHRFPTIATVCRSYGIDVYTQPVPVAPAAHYWMGGVETDLWGRTTIDRLYAVGEVASTGVHGANRLASNSLLECLVFAHRLAAAIVAADCRAANLAPLPLPNMPLIPLDLADPDGRTRSLATLMWDAAGICRHAKCLQSALAELQQWSSQTASSLLLSADTVLQPLANIRLYRSLELRNLMAIARLVLASAAFRRESRGGHYRDDFPRTDDLQWQVHTRAIGSEPAAAPLATATPSSQTSPSSTLSPKP